AAACATTCCGCTCCCCGTACCACCTGCAACCGAAGAAACCAGGTAAACATTAAAGCGGTTTGAGCCTTCAACTTCCATTCCATGCCGGTCTAGCATTAGCTTCATATTTTCAACATTGCGAATGCGTTCACCTGCTTTTTGAATAGCTTGGCGGATGGTGTGATAATGCTCAAAAAAACCTAACCGGCTATAAGCGCGAATTTGACCTGCTCCCTCGGTCATTGTTCCTAGCTTGTTTAAGCCTTCGTAAAACCAGCTTTTAATATGAGGATATTGGTTTAAGTCATTGGTAATGCGGGCTGTATCAGGAATAATAGCCATTACTTTTTCTGCTTGGGTAAATTTTACCTGGTCAGAAAATAGCCGCGCTCCTACATCTTTTTCTGTTAGGTCTGTATCAATCCACAGGTAATTTATAATAGGGAAGTTTTCTAGCAATCCATATTTTTCAAAAAAACGTTTGCGAATACGTAGTAGTACATCGCCGCCCGTACCACCAACACCAATAATTAAAGTAGGAGTAACTTTAACTTGGGTTAATTTATCAGCCGTTCTTTTACCTTGGATAAGAATCTGATCACTCAAAACTTTTTCCTCTTATGATAAAAATATTGAAAATCTTAAGCTTCACCACGTGCTAGTTTAAGAGCATTACCTGGTTTTAACATCAAAGTACAGCGTGAGACACATACTAGCCGGTTTTTTTGATCTCGAAGTTCTACTTGCCAGACCATTAATTTAGCACCAATATGTACAGGAGTTGCTATGGCTGTAATTGTCCCACGAGAAATAGAGCGTAAATGATTAGCATTTATTTCTACACCAACAGGTATATTTTGGCTTAAATCTGTATTGGCAGCAGCACCAATGGAAGCGGCAGACTCAGCCAAAACAACAGAAACACCTCCATCGCAAAATTCTAGTAAATTGGTGAACATGTTCTGTAACAGCCATAGAAATCACCACGCGTTTTGGATCTATTTCTTCAACCTTAATTCCTAATGTGTCATGTACAGTTTTAACTGAGTGTGATTCTAGTAGTTCTAATAATTGCATGTTTAGTTTTGCCTCTTTAATTTATTTGAAAATTTATATTTTTTAATTACCTGCCTGGTTTGCTGTTTTGCTAGTGGGAGGTAGCCAAGCAGTTCTAAGCTTTAATTGTTCTGTTGAGGGTTCTTGCATTTCTGTAATTTGAAAGCTTGTTTGTTCTTGAGAGCCAACCTTAAGATTAAGGCTTTTTTCCTTGCCTTCTCGTTTAATTCTTACTTTTACTTCTTGGTCAATTTTTCCTGCTAAATATTGGAATACTTCTCTAAGTCGGCGTTGTGGCTCTACTTCATCAATTAATAACAAAATATCACCTTTTAATAATCCTGCTGTTGCTGCTGGAGTGTTAGGAATTACATCTGTAATTTGAATTTCTCCTGTATTGGTTATAGCAGTATTTACACCTAAAACAGGAAATTTTATAGTGTTTTGCTCTAGGCTAAGACCTGCATATTTATAAAATTTTTCATAATGGATTGTTTCAATACCAAAGACATATTTTTGAAAGAAATCTTGATAGTTATTGCTAGTGATATTGCTGATAACTTGGATTAAATCATTGGTAGAAAAACCTTTATTTTTCTTGTAGAAATCTTGGTAAAGTGTGCGCATCACATCATCTAAGCTAGCTTTTCCTTTTGTATCATGACGGATGGATAAATCTAACAAAGCTGCTAAATTAGCTCCTGTTGTATAGTAGGAAATTTCAAAAGCTAGTCTTGTATCATAACCTAGCCAGGTTGATACAGAAGATTCAGCAGGTGATATATATTTATGGGCTTCATTATTTTCTATATTTGTTGCTAGATTAGCTAAAATACCTAAAAAAGTTTTTTGATCATAAATACCAGCACGATACAGGGCCAATGGGCCATAGTAGCTAGTAAAACCTTCAGATACCCATAAAAGGGGAGTTTCATTTTCCTTAGAATAATCATAAGGCCACATTTCTACTGGACGAATTTTTTTTACATTCCAAACATGAAAAAATTCGTGTGAAGCTGTACCAATTAAATTTTCTGGTGTAGTTAACGAACCAGCAGCAGCAAAGGCAACATAAGAATTAGAATGCTCTAAAGCTCCACCTGCATTAGATTCTGGACGTTGAAAA
The sequence above is drawn from the Blastocatellia bacterium genome and encodes:
- a CDS encoding M61 family metallopeptidase, coding for MKSLIYLVFCLFFFFPNLANAQSKQLDINYTVKLASIENQLFHISTEVKNISQDKLEISLPVWTPGWYTIENYGKNILRFRVTNDKGEVVSYQRTLKQTWVVNTSKINSIKIDFDYQATVLALNQAKISSDFAFFTGIQLFLQVGKQRNTPATVHFDIPDGWNIISALKETSNPKVFTASDYDTLVDSPTQFGKFDLTRFQVAGKPHYFVATPAGTFSKEKTEKYVQMLSKMVLAQKDIFGDLPYEKYIHFYFFQRPESNAGGALEHSNSYVAFAAAGSLTTPENLIGTASHEFFHVWNVKKIRPVEMWPYDYSKENETPLLWVSEGFTSYYGPLALYRAGIYDQKTFLGILANLATNIENNEAHKYISPAESSVSTWLGYDTRLAFEISYYTTGANLAALLDLSIRHDTKGKASLDDVMRTLYQDFYKKNKGFSTNDLIQVISNITSNNYQDFFQKYVFGIETIHYEKFYKYAGLSLEQNTIKFPVLGVNTAITNTGEIQITDVIPNTPAATAGLLKGDILLLIDEVEPQRRLREVFQYLAGKIDQEVKVRIKREGKEKSLNLKVGSQEQTSFQITEMQEPSTEQLKLRTAWLPPTSKTANQAGN